In Amycolatopsis coloradensis, one genomic interval encodes:
- a CDS encoding ABC transporter permease, with protein sequence MWGSCTAELAKLVRRPANWFMLGIAVALGLTFTYLLPLAGAAGSSSGAPGADRGLVATLPANLVGNSIGGLPVFLGAILLVLGVLAVGTEYGWSTWKTVLTQGPSRLTVYSGKLFALAVASLTVVLTSFATGAVTSALIASSEGEPMNWPSFGSLLTGIGAGWLIAMTWAALGAALAIAMRGVALPIGLGLVWLLVIQNLLFGVAAPLVDWVGTLQLALPGANAGSLAASLGASGATPGIGELVDVSQATLIVAGYLVVFAGLGGWLLRRRDVL encoded by the coding sequence ATGTGGGGTAGCTGTACCGCCGAGCTGGCGAAACTCGTCCGGCGTCCGGCGAACTGGTTCATGCTGGGGATCGCGGTCGCGCTCGGCCTGACCTTCACCTACCTGCTGCCGCTCGCGGGCGCGGCGGGTTCGTCGAGCGGGGCGCCCGGGGCGGACCGCGGGCTGGTCGCGACGCTTCCGGCGAATCTGGTCGGCAACTCGATCGGCGGGCTGCCGGTGTTCCTCGGGGCGATCCTGCTCGTGCTCGGGGTGCTGGCCGTCGGCACCGAGTACGGCTGGAGCACGTGGAAGACCGTGCTGACACAAGGACCTTCGCGACTGACCGTCTACAGTGGAAAATTGTTCGCGCTGGCCGTCGCGTCACTGACCGTCGTACTGACGAGCTTCGCGACCGGCGCGGTCACGAGCGCGCTCATCGCGTCTTCGGAGGGCGAGCCGATGAACTGGCCGTCGTTCGGCTCGCTGTTGACGGGGATCGGTGCCGGCTGGCTGATCGCGATGACCTGGGCGGCACTCGGCGCGGCTCTCGCCATCGCGATGCGCGGGGTGGCGCTGCCGATCGGGCTCGGCCTGGTGTGGCTGCTGGTGATCCAGAACCTGCTGTTCGGTGTCGCGGCCCCGCTGGTGGACTGGGTCGGCACGCTCCAGCTGGCGTTGCCGGGAGCCAACGCCGGTTCGCTGGCCGCGTCGCTGGGAGCTTCGGGCGCGACGCCGGGGATCGGGGAACTCGTCGATGTCTCCCAGGCGACGCTGATCGTGGCAGGCTATCTGGTGGTCTTCGCCGGTCTGGGTGGCTGGCTGCTGCGGCGCCGGGATGTCCTCTGA
- a CDS encoding glycoside hydrolase family 76 protein yields the protein MWLTSLLVTTLTFTLTPATTTPEPSVAATICAKYCDSRDPALAGGERRPGTASVWGRAITLHLSDGDNMGWGSIANGDPGDEVWLDRSFDGGRTWAGDSRIGDTKIPSGQRGWRTLMFNADDPATHRFGALRACGKASNRPEIACTPWFRTTVAANDRTEAAATALMQFYDNGTGLWQTTGWWNSANALTAILDYSIKSGSQNYRYAIANTFDRNRGDNFTNEYIDDTGWWALAWIRAYDLTKDRRYLDTAVIAADYMYSYRDGTCGGGLWWSTAKTYKNAVTNELYVKVAASLHNRLPGDTLQLARAREVWDWFRASGMINGSGLVNDGLNSSCANNGQAVWSYNQGIVLGALVELNRATGDAALLTTARRLADASTTTALLHSNGILRDPCESGDCGADGPSFKGAYARGLGELDRALAGRPYRAYLTRQANSTIANNRTSLDQHGLRWAGPVDKIDAARQHSALEVLTAAL from the coding sequence ATGTGGCTCACCTCCCTGCTTGTGACAACGTTGACATTCACCCTCACGCCGGCCACCACCACTCCCGAACCCAGCGTCGCCGCGACGATCTGCGCCAAGTACTGCGACAGCCGCGACCCCGCCTTGGCCGGCGGCGAAAGAAGACCCGGCACGGCGTCCGTCTGGGGCCGGGCCATCACGCTGCACCTCTCGGACGGCGACAACATGGGCTGGGGCAGCATCGCCAACGGCGACCCCGGCGACGAGGTCTGGCTCGACCGTTCCTTCGACGGCGGCCGCACCTGGGCGGGCGACAGCCGGATCGGCGACACGAAGATCCCGTCCGGTCAACGCGGCTGGCGAACCCTGATGTTCAACGCCGACGACCCCGCCACCCACCGTTTCGGCGCCCTGCGCGCCTGCGGGAAGGCGAGCAACCGGCCGGAAATCGCCTGCACGCCGTGGTTCCGCACCACGGTCGCCGCGAACGACCGCACCGAAGCCGCCGCCACCGCCCTCATGCAGTTCTACGACAACGGCACCGGGCTCTGGCAGACCACGGGCTGGTGGAACTCGGCGAACGCGCTCACCGCGATCCTCGACTACAGCATCAAAAGCGGTTCGCAGAACTACCGCTACGCCATCGCCAACACCTTCGACCGCAACCGTGGCGACAACTTCACGAACGAATACATCGACGACACCGGCTGGTGGGCGCTCGCCTGGATCCGCGCCTACGACCTGACCAAGGACCGCCGCTACCTCGACACCGCCGTCATCGCGGCGGACTACATGTACTCCTACCGCGACGGGACCTGCGGCGGCGGGCTCTGGTGGTCGACGGCGAAGACGTACAAGAACGCCGTCACCAACGAGCTGTACGTCAAGGTGGCCGCGTCACTGCACAACCGGCTCCCCGGCGACACGCTCCAGCTCGCGCGGGCACGCGAGGTCTGGGACTGGTTCCGCGCGAGCGGCATGATCAACGGGAGCGGTCTGGTCAACGACGGCCTGAACTCCTCCTGCGCCAACAACGGGCAGGCCGTCTGGAGTTACAACCAGGGCATCGTCCTCGGCGCGCTCGTCGAACTGAACCGCGCGACCGGTGACGCCGCCCTGCTCACCACGGCCCGGAGACTCGCGGACGCCTCCACCACGACGGCGCTGCTTCACTCGAACGGGATCCTGCGAGACCCGTGCGAGTCCGGCGACTGCGGCGCCGACGGGCCGTCCTTCAAGGGCGCGTACGCCAGAGGGCTCGGCGAGCTGGACCGGGCGCTGGCAGGCAGGCCCTACCGCGCCTACCTGACGCGCCAGGCGAACTCGACGATCGCGAACAACCGCACGTCGCTCGATCAGCATGGCCTCCGCTGGGCCGGGCCGGTCGACAAGATCGACGCCGCCCGTCAGCACAGCGCGCTGGAGGTCCTCACGGCAGCTCTTTGA
- a CDS encoding PGPGW domain-containing protein gives MGIGKPVKQVLILIAGGVLLLVGIALLVLPGPGLLLVLAGLLVLASEFPVVEKYVDPIRDRAMKAAEDSVSSPLRIAGSVLAGLGLLAAGIVWGLVPGLPLGGWSTGSSLILSGLILFALLIWSYKRVQARRAANAE, from the coding sequence GTGGGCATCGGAAAACCCGTGAAGCAGGTCTTGATCCTGATAGCGGGCGGCGTTCTCCTGCTGGTCGGCATCGCGCTGCTCGTGCTGCCCGGGCCGGGCTTGCTGCTCGTGCTCGCGGGTCTGCTCGTGCTGGCCTCGGAGTTCCCCGTGGTGGAGAAGTACGTCGATCCGATCCGCGACAGGGCGATGAAGGCGGCCGAGGACAGTGTTTCGTCGCCGCTGCGCATCGCGGGTTCGGTCCTGGCCGGGCTGGGCCTGCTGGCCGCGGGGATCGTGTGGGGGCTCGTGCCGGGGCTGCCGCTCGGGGGCTGGAGCACCGGGTCGAGCCTGATCCTGTCCGGGCTCATCCTGTTCGCCCTGCTGATCTGGAGCTACAAGCGGGTGCAGGCCAGGAGGGCCGCGAACGCCGAATAA
- a CDS encoding CHAT domain-containing protein translates to MVVTELGVAEAIDKARALQRAGVDAVCSGRPREGLKLLHRGMSVLDSVDPDDEPTRWEWSSARIRLTNSLVALGTETGGEVAAGLVELDEVRSLLDGIGDPKLRAELSGAIDHNYGLMLMAVGRNEEGIAYFDASIEHKEFVLASTPDPVPLLGPFLGTMITRGLAYTRLGDVGRAREDLARAMDIAEKYELRQQAADARRPLGSLELRIGNVPVALRLYGESEKIYRALDVEIHPLLRLEQGKALLAAGLAEEAAGHLDDVLLVMHEQTSITRDLADVELYRASAALMSDDLELARSYAASARRRMLRWGCQTCVANATIVGLRADVQEALRTNVIPPALTSRALRAANAMPMPRLADQAALARMLAVRVELRKGKRKRAAELLERIPRPGRLTSVDYRMLRRLCRAELAVAEGDKSRALAEIRAGLTELDRVRDRMGGIELVSGTALHGRELADLAVKIVLERADAARLFGWTERTRAQSYRYEPVVAADPELAERVGEVRGLDQAIHQAQHDGHPTAALRSKHAERLREAHRLGWHTGRWGRPRPVARLAEVAGELGERALVSFASSGDDLVAMVVVGGRCELVRLGSAERAAESARMLNVDLDALAPDRLPAPLVRSVLASARKQAERLDSQLIRPLEALLGDRGLVVVPTGPLFAVPWGVLPALRSRPIVVAPSATAWLGAERSAMPRARKVVLVRGPGLVGTRGELDKLAPHYRSAHTLAGADATVSSVLRALDGAKLAHIAAHGAHEPENALFSRLELADGALFAHEMAGLAQPPAQVVFAACELALNRIRPGDEVLGFASALLASGSRTVIAPLSRVGDEAAAAAMDDYHRGLAEGAGPATALADTIAVDPFRRPFVCLGAG, encoded by the coding sequence GTGGTCGTAACAGAACTCGGGGTGGCCGAGGCCATCGACAAGGCACGTGCCCTGCAGCGGGCGGGGGTCGACGCGGTCTGCTCGGGGCGGCCGCGTGAGGGCTTGAAGCTCCTCCACCGTGGCATGTCGGTGCTCGACTCGGTCGATCCGGACGATGAACCCACCCGGTGGGAATGGTCGTCCGCTCGTATCCGGCTCACGAATTCGCTCGTCGCGCTCGGCACGGAGACCGGGGGCGAGGTCGCCGCCGGTCTCGTCGAACTCGACGAGGTGCGGTCACTGCTCGACGGGATCGGCGACCCGAAACTGCGTGCGGAACTGAGCGGCGCCATCGATCACAATTACGGGCTCATGCTCATGGCGGTGGGCAGAAACGAAGAAGGTATCGCCTACTTCGACGCCTCGATCGAGCACAAGGAATTCGTGCTCGCTTCGACGCCCGACCCGGTCCCCCTGCTCGGCCCGTTCCTGGGCACGATGATCACCCGCGGGCTCGCGTATACGCGGTTGGGCGATGTGGGCCGGGCTCGCGAGGACCTTGCTAGGGCGATGGACATCGCGGAGAAGTACGAACTGCGGCAGCAGGCGGCGGATGCGCGGCGACCTCTCGGTTCGCTCGAACTGAGGATCGGGAACGTCCCCGTCGCACTTCGGCTCTACGGAGAAAGTGAAAAGATCTACCGGGCGCTCGACGTCGAGATCCATCCGCTCCTGCGTCTCGAGCAAGGAAAGGCGCTGCTCGCCGCGGGACTGGCCGAAGAGGCCGCGGGGCACCTCGACGATGTGCTGTTGGTGATGCACGAGCAGACCAGTATCACCCGTGATCTCGCCGACGTGGAGCTGTATCGCGCGTCGGCGGCGCTGATGAGCGATGATCTCGAACTCGCCCGTTCGTACGCCGCGTCCGCACGCCGCAGGATGCTGCGGTGGGGCTGCCAGACCTGCGTCGCCAACGCGACCATCGTCGGCCTCCGTGCCGACGTGCAGGAAGCCTTGCGCACCAACGTGATCCCGCCGGCCTTGACGTCTCGCGCGCTGCGCGCGGCGAACGCGATGCCGATGCCGCGGCTCGCCGATCAGGCGGCGCTGGCGCGGATGCTGGCAGTCCGGGTCGAGCTGCGCAAGGGAAAACGCAAGCGTGCGGCCGAGTTGCTCGAACGGATTCCGCGGCCGGGGCGGCTGACCTCCGTCGATTATCGGATGTTGCGCAGGCTTTGCCGTGCGGAACTCGCGGTGGCCGAGGGCGACAAGAGCAGGGCGCTGGCCGAGATCCGGGCCGGGCTCACCGAACTCGACCGCGTCCGTGATCGGATGGGCGGCATCGAGCTGGTGTCCGGGACGGCGCTGCACGGCAGGGAGCTGGCGGATCTGGCCGTCAAGATCGTGCTGGAGCGCGCCGACGCGGCCCGGTTGTTCGGCTGGACGGAGCGGACCCGCGCGCAAAGTTACCGGTACGAACCTGTTGTCGCGGCCGATCCGGAGCTCGCCGAGCGGGTCGGTGAGGTCCGGGGGCTCGATCAGGCGATCCACCAGGCACAGCACGACGGGCATCCGACGGCGGCGTTGCGTTCCAAGCACGCCGAGCGGTTGCGCGAGGCGCATCGGCTCGGGTGGCATACGGGCCGCTGGGGCAGGCCGCGGCCGGTCGCGCGGCTCGCCGAGGTGGCCGGCGAGCTGGGCGAACGCGCGCTGGTGAGTTTCGCGTCGTCGGGGGACGACCTGGTGGCGATGGTGGTCGTCGGCGGACGGTGCGAACTGGTGCGGCTCGGTTCGGCCGAGCGGGCGGCGGAGTCCGCGCGGATGCTGAACGTCGATCTCGACGCCCTCGCGCCGGATCGGTTGCCGGCGCCGCTGGTCCGGTCGGTGCTCGCTTCGGCGCGCAAACAGGCCGAACGGCTGGACAGCCAGCTGATCCGGCCGCTCGAAGCGCTGCTCGGGGACCGCGGTCTGGTCGTCGTGCCGACCGGCCCGTTGTTCGCCGTTCCTTGGGGAGTGCTGCCGGCGCTGCGGTCACGGCCGATCGTCGTGGCTCCCTCGGCGACGGCGTGGCTGGGCGCGGAGCGCTCGGCGATGCCCCGCGCGCGGAAGGTCGTCCTCGTCCGCGGGCCCGGCCTCGTCGGGACCAGGGGTGAGCTGGACAAACTCGCCCCGCACTACCGGTCCGCGCATACGCTGGCCGGGGCCGACGCGACCGTGTCCTCCGTCTTGCGTGCGCTGGACGGCGCGAAGCTCGCGCACATCGCCGCGCACGGCGCGCACGAACCCGAGAACGCCTTGTTCTCCCGGCTGGAACTGGCCGACGGCGCGCTTTTCGCGCACGAGATGGCCGGGCTCGCGCAGCCTCCGGCGCAAGTCGTCTTCGCGGCCTGTGAACTGGCGCTGAACCGGATCCGGCCCGGCGACGAGGTTCTCGGTTTCGCCAGCGCGTTGCTCGCGAGCGGTTCGCGGACGGTGATCGCGCCGTTGAGCCGAGTCGGTGACGAGGCCGCGGCGGCCGCGATGGACGATTACCACCGCGGACTCGCCGAAGGGGCCGGACCGGCGACGGCCTTGGCGGACACCATCGCCGTTGATCCGTTCCGGCGACCGTTCGTCTGTTTGGGTGCGGGCTGA
- a CDS encoding ABC transporter ATP-binding protein: MNLPVDTDELTKRYGEQLAVDRMKLTVLPGEIYGFLGPNGAGKTTTLRMLLGLVRPTSGSVRLFGRPPGDLDGVGALIESPGFYPYLSGSDNLKVLARYSGTDPLRVGEVLAMVDLADRGKDRYSTYSLGMKQRLGVAAALLKNPRLLILDEPTNGLDPAGMADMRVLIRRLGAEGCTVLLSSHLLGEVQQICDRVGVVSHGRLVAENTVAELRGGTVLHIEADDIVRAADLVRHWIGAENVRASGTGLDLTVDPERASWLNRELVTEGIPVRELHVRERDLEQVFFELTGEVADHVG; encoded by the coding sequence ATGAACCTTCCCGTGGACACAGACGAACTCACGAAACGGTACGGCGAGCAACTCGCCGTCGACCGGATGAAGCTGACCGTGCTGCCCGGCGAGATCTACGGCTTCCTCGGCCCGAACGGCGCGGGCAAGACGACGACTTTGCGGATGCTGCTGGGGCTCGTCCGGCCGACTTCCGGCAGCGTCCGGCTGTTCGGCAGGCCACCCGGCGATCTCGACGGCGTCGGCGCGCTGATCGAATCACCGGGGTTCTACCCGTATCTGTCCGGTTCGGACAATCTCAAGGTGCTGGCCCGGTACAGCGGAACGGATCCGCTCCGCGTCGGCGAGGTGCTCGCGATGGTCGACCTCGCCGATCGCGGCAAGGACCGGTACTCGACCTACTCGCTCGGCATGAAGCAGCGGCTCGGTGTCGCCGCGGCGCTGCTGAAGAATCCGCGGTTGCTGATCCTCGACGAGCCGACCAACGGGCTCGACCCGGCCGGCATGGCCGACATGCGGGTGCTGATCCGCAGGCTCGGCGCGGAGGGCTGCACCGTGCTGCTGTCGAGCCACCTACTGGGCGAGGTCCAGCAGATCTGCGACCGGGTCGGCGTCGTCTCGCACGGGCGGCTGGTCGCGGAGAACACGGTGGCCGAACTGCGCGGCGGCACGGTACTGCACATCGAGGCCGATGACATCGTGCGCGCCGCGGACCTGGTGCGGCACTGGATCGGCGCGGAGAACGTGCGCGCGAGCGGGACCGGTCTCGACCTGACGGTCGACCCGGAACGCGCGTCGTGGCTGAACCGCGAACTCGTCACGGAAGGGATCCCGGTCCGCGAACTGCACGTCCGCGAACGGGATCTGGAACAGGTCTTCTTCGAGCTCACCGGAGAGGTGGCGGATCATGTGGGGTAG
- a CDS encoding FMN reductase: protein MTTIAVVTAGLSQPSSTRLLADKLALSTRSVLPDAKIEVIELRDLAVEVTKNMLTGFPSPALRAAIDKVTAADGLIAVTPVFTASYSGLFKSFFDVLDQKALDGKPVLIGATGGTERHSLVLDFALRPLFAYLRAEPVATAVYAASSDWASPGDLDTRASRAGREFAARLSSEGTAAAPDSGFVPFEQLLAGG from the coding sequence ATGACGACGATCGCTGTCGTGACCGCGGGTTTGAGCCAGCCGTCCTCGACGCGGCTGCTCGCGGACAAGCTCGCTTTGTCGACTCGGTCGGTGCTGCCGGACGCGAAGATCGAAGTGATCGAACTCCGCGACCTGGCCGTCGAAGTCACGAAGAACATGCTGACCGGATTCCCTTCCCCGGCCCTGCGCGCGGCCATCGACAAGGTGACCGCCGCAGACGGTTTGATCGCCGTGACGCCCGTGTTCACCGCGTCGTACAGCGGGCTGTTCAAGTCGTTCTTCGATGTGCTGGACCAGAAGGCGCTCGACGGGAAACCGGTGCTGATCGGGGCCACCGGAGGAACCGAACGGCACTCGCTGGTGCTCGACTTCGCGCTGCGTCCGCTCTTCGCCTACCTTCGCGCCGAGCCTGTCGCGACGGCGGTGTACGCGGCTTCGTCGGACTGGGCGTCTCCGGGTGACCTCGACACGCGGGCTTCGCGGGCGGGGCGGGAGTTCGCCGCGCGGCTGTCGTCGGAGGGGACGGCGGCGGCTCCGGACAGCGGGTTCGTGCCGTTCGAGCAGCTGCTGGCCGGTGGGTGA
- a CDS encoding TetR/AcrR family transcriptional regulator, which yields MRRVAPDFQRARRPEQVEARRAAILGVARELLAERPVSRISLRELSDRVGLAKSNVLRYFDSREAIFLEVLDSVWVSWLDELEGELSALDGPGYERVATVIATSISRQRLLCELISTMAAVLERNISVETARTFKTRAGERTERLAGIVRARVTLDAEAAGYFAKAVFILVAGLWPYANPGEAVATVLAERGAPAGHAMFVDGLTEGLANQLAGLLVRAGQSPEW from the coding sequence GTGCGCCGCGTGGCACCCGACTTCCAGCGCGCACGGCGGCCGGAACAGGTCGAGGCCCGGCGCGCGGCGATCCTCGGCGTGGCGCGCGAACTCCTGGCCGAGCGGCCCGTCTCCCGGATCAGCCTGCGGGAACTGAGCGATCGGGTGGGCCTGGCGAAGTCGAACGTGCTGCGGTACTTCGACAGCCGGGAGGCGATCTTCCTGGAGGTCCTGGACTCCGTCTGGGTCTCGTGGCTCGACGAACTCGAAGGCGAGCTGAGCGCCCTCGACGGCCCCGGCTACGAGCGAGTCGCGACCGTCATCGCGACGTCGATCTCGCGGCAGCGCCTGCTGTGCGAGCTGATCAGCACGATGGCCGCGGTACTGGAACGCAACATCTCCGTGGAGACCGCCCGGACGTTCAAGACGCGGGCCGGTGAACGGACCGAACGGCTCGCCGGGATCGTCCGCGCTCGAGTGACGCTGGACGCCGAAGCGGCCGGGTACTTCGCGAAGGCCGTCTTCATCCTCGTCGCGGGACTGTGGCCCTACGCGAACCCGGGCGAGGCCGTGGCGACGGTCCTGGCCGAACGCGGGGCGCCCGCCGGCCACGCGATGTTCGTCGACGGGCTGACCGAAGGGCTGGCGAACCAGCTGGCGGGTCTGCTCGTTCGTGCAGGTCAGAGCCCTGAGTGGTAG
- a CDS encoding LLM class flavin-dependent oxidoreductase produces MQFGIFTVGDVTTDPTTGEAPSEYERIKAMVRIALKAEEVGLDVFATGEHHNPPFVPSSPTTMLGYIAAQTSKIILSTSTTLITTNDPVKIAEDFAMLQHLADGRVDLMMGRGNTGPVYPWFGQDIRQGIPLAIENYHLLHRLWREDVVSWSGKFRTPLQEFTSTPRPLDGVPPFVWHGSIRSPEIAEQAAYYGDGFFANHIFWPKEHFQALINLYRERYEHYGHGKADQAIVGLGGQVFLRPKSQDAVREFRPYFDNAPVYGHGPSLEEFTEQTPLTVGSPQEVIDKTLTFREHFGDYQRQLFLMDHAGLPLKTVLEQLDLLGEHVIPVLRKELDSLRPAHVPEAPTHASLRSEVTV; encoded by the coding sequence ATGCAGTTCGGAATCTTCACGGTGGGCGATGTGACGACCGACCCGACCACCGGGGAGGCGCCCAGCGAGTACGAGCGGATCAAGGCGATGGTGCGGATCGCGCTCAAGGCCGAAGAAGTCGGCCTCGACGTCTTCGCGACCGGCGAGCACCACAACCCGCCCTTCGTGCCTTCTTCGCCTACGACGATGCTCGGCTACATCGCCGCGCAGACGTCGAAGATCATCCTTTCCACCTCGACCACGCTGATCACCACGAACGACCCGGTGAAGATCGCCGAGGACTTCGCGATGCTGCAGCATCTCGCCGACGGCCGCGTCGACCTGATGATGGGGCGCGGCAACACCGGCCCGGTGTACCCGTGGTTCGGACAGGACATCCGCCAGGGCATTCCGCTGGCCATCGAGAACTACCATCTGCTGCACCGGTTGTGGCGCGAGGACGTGGTCAGCTGGTCCGGCAAGTTCCGGACGCCGCTGCAGGAGTTCACCTCGACGCCGCGCCCGCTCGACGGTGTCCCGCCGTTCGTGTGGCACGGTTCGATCCGCAGCCCGGAGATCGCGGAACAGGCCGCCTACTACGGCGACGGGTTCTTCGCGAACCACATCTTCTGGCCGAAGGAGCACTTCCAGGCGCTGATCAACCTCTACCGCGAGCGGTACGAGCACTACGGGCACGGCAAGGCGGACCAGGCCATCGTCGGACTCGGCGGCCAGGTGTTCCTGCGGCCGAAGTCGCAGGACGCGGTGCGGGAGTTCCGGCCGTATTTCGACAACGCGCCGGTGTACGGGCACGGCCCGTCGCTGGAGGAGTTCACCGAGCAGACGCCGCTGACCGTCGGGAGCCCGCAAGAGGTGATCGACAAGACGCTGACCTTCCGCGAGCACTTCGGCGACTACCAGCGTCAGCTGTTCCTGATGGACCACGCCGGACTGCCGCTGAAGACCGTGCTGGAACAGCTCGACCTGCTGGGCGAGCACGTGATTCCGGTGCTGCGCAAGGAACTCGACTCGCTTCGTCCGGCGCACGTGCCCGAGGCTCCTACTCACGCTTCGCTTCGTTCGGAGGTGACGGTATGA
- a CDS encoding aldo/keto reductase family oxidoreductase produces MSPGGTLTLGDLTVSRMGYGAMRLSGPGIWGPPSDRDAAIAVLREAVELGVTHIDTSDFYGPHTTNELIREALHPYPDELHIVTKVGAKRSPDKGWPSALSREELTSAVHDNLRNLGLDVLDVVNLRLAGEHGVFPIPVSITEPFEVLAELQQQGLIRHLGLSHVSAEQVKEARAIAPVVCVQNEYNVANRANDGLLDALAAINIPFVPYFPLGGFTPLQSGVLDDCARRVDATPMQVALAWLLQRSPNILLIPGTSSPAHLRENVAAAELELPADVLADLDVLAQ; encoded by the coding sequence ATGAGCCCAGGCGGCACCCTCACCCTCGGCGATCTCACCGTGAGCCGGATGGGCTACGGCGCCATGCGGCTGTCCGGCCCCGGCATCTGGGGGCCGCCGAGCGACCGCGACGCCGCGATCGCCGTCCTCCGCGAGGCTGTCGAGCTAGGGGTGACCCACATCGACACGAGCGACTTCTACGGCCCGCACACGACCAACGAGCTGATCCGCGAGGCCCTGCATCCGTACCCGGACGAGCTGCACATCGTCACGAAGGTCGGCGCGAAGCGGTCTCCGGACAAGGGCTGGCCGTCGGCGCTCTCACGCGAGGAGCTGACCTCCGCGGTCCACGACAACCTGCGCAACCTCGGCCTCGACGTCCTCGACGTGGTCAACCTGCGGCTCGCGGGGGAGCACGGCGTCTTCCCGATCCCGGTCTCGATCACGGAGCCGTTCGAGGTGCTCGCCGAGCTTCAGCAGCAGGGCCTGATCCGGCACCTCGGCCTGAGCCACGTCTCGGCGGAACAGGTCAAGGAAGCCCGCGCCATCGCGCCGGTCGTCTGCGTGCAGAACGAGTACAACGTCGCGAACCGCGCCAACGACGGCCTCCTCGACGCCCTCGCGGCCATCAACATCCCGTTCGTGCCGTACTTCCCGCTCGGCGGGTTCACGCCGCTCCAGTCCGGCGTCCTCGACGACTGCGCCCGCCGGGTCGACGCGACGCCGATGCAGGTCGCGCTCGCGTGGCTGCTCCAGCGGTCGCCGAACATCCTGCTGATCCCGGGTACGTCCTCGCCGGCGCACTTGCGGGAGAACGTCGCCGCCGCGGAACTCGAGTTGCCCGCGGATGTCCTGGCGGATCTCGACGTCCTGGCCCAGTGA
- a CDS encoding YciI family protein: MRYMLLICGSPYPGADDSEDPLDEKTQAWVDEMTARGVRLSGSRLRSAATATTVRHRDGELLVSDGPFAETKEQILGYDLIECADLDEAIEIVSKHPVAKFATIEIRPLWPTPERVS, from the coding sequence ATGCGCTACATGTTGCTGATCTGCGGAAGCCCGTACCCCGGCGCGGACGACAGTGAAGACCCACTGGACGAAAAGACGCAGGCGTGGGTCGACGAGATGACCGCTCGCGGGGTCCGGCTGTCCGGCAGCAGGCTCCGGTCGGCGGCCACCGCGACCACCGTGCGCCACCGCGACGGCGAACTGCTCGTCTCGGACGGGCCGTTCGCGGAGACGAAGGAACAGATCCTCGGCTACGACCTGATCGAGTGCGCCGATCTCGACGAGGCGATCGAGATCGTGTCGAAGCATCCGGTCGCGAAGTTCGCGACCATCGAGATCCGGCCGCTCTGGCCGACCCCTGAACGCGTCTCGTGA